Proteins encoded by one window of Bubalus bubalis isolate 160015118507 breed Murrah chromosome 4, NDDB_SH_1, whole genome shotgun sequence:
- the LOC102414372 gene encoding transcription factor A, mitochondrial isoform X2, with protein MALLRGVWGVLNALGKSGADLCAGCGNRLRSPFSFAYVPKWFSSSLSGYPKKPMTSYVRFSKEQLPLFKAQNPDAKNSELIKKIAKLWRELPDSEKKVYEDAYKADWQVYKEEINRIQEQLTPSQMVSLEKEIMQKRLKKKALIKKRELTMLGKPKRPRSAYNIFIAERFQEARDGTSQRLQIVSCIIPLIICHGKAESYK; from the exons ATGGCGCTTCTCCGGGGCGTATGGGGCGTGCTGAATGCACTGGGAAAGTCAGGAGCGGATCTCTGCGCGGGCTGTGGCAATCGACTGCGCTCTCCCTTTAG tTTTGCGTATGTTCCAAAATGGTTTTCATCCAGCTTGAGTGGTTATCCAAAGAAGCCTATGACTTCATACGTTCGATTTTCTAAAGAACAGCTTCCCCTATTTAAAGCTCAGAACCCAG atgcaaaaaattcagaactaattaaaaaaattgccAAGCTATGGAGGGAACTTCCTGATTCAGAGAAAAAG GTATATGAAGATGCTTACAAGGCAGACTGGCAGGTATACAAGGAAGAGATAAACAGAATTCAAGAACAACTAACTCCAAGTCAAATGGTAtctttggaaaaagaaatcatGCAGAAacgtttaaaaaagaaagcattaataAAAAAGAGA GAGTTAACAATGCTTGGAAAACCGAAAAGACCTCGCTCAGCTTATAACATTTTTATAGCTGAACGTTTTCAGGAAGCTAGGGATGGCACATCACAG agGCTCCAAATTGTCAGTTGTATTATTCCTCTTATAATATGCCACG